The following DNA comes from Arthrobacter sp. SLBN-83.
GGTGTGCTGGCCTCGGTGCTGAGGAGGGAACCGTGACCGGGCTCCCCCTGCAGAGGGACGACGGCGGCGGGCGCTACCCGGGCTTCAGCACCCTCGCCCAGGCGCGGCATTGGGACCCGGTGACAGCCGCCGTCGTACAGTCCAGGACGGCGCTGCCTCCGGACGTGCGATTCTTCACCCCGGCGGAGGAAGCGGCCGCGCGGGCTCTGTTTGACCAGTTACTGGACCAGCACGCGGAACCGCGGGTGCCGGTAGTGAACATGGTGGACGCGCGCCTGGCCGAGGAGGAGACCGACGGCTGGCACTACGACAACATGCCCCGGGACGGCGAGGCCTGGCGCGCCTCCCTGGCCGCGCTTGACGATGAGGCCCGGGCCCGGATGGACTGCACCTTCGCCCTGCTCAGTTTGGACGGCCAAGCGAAGCTGCTGCAGGACATTTGCGACCTGGACCGGGATTTGTGGCATGGCTTGCCGGCGGACCGGGTGTGGAGCCTGTGGACGCGGTATGCCTGCACCGCGTTCTACTCCCATCCCCTGGCGTGGGATGAGATCGGCTTCGCCGGGCCGGCGTACCCCCGTGGCTACAAGAACCTCGGTGTGGACCGGCTGGAACCATTCGAGGTGCGCGATGTCCGCCCCGACGCGGACCCCACCCATGGTGCCGACAGATGAGCACCCTGCGGGAACGCAACGAATCCGCGTGGCTGCTGCCAAAGGGCCCGGGCAGCAACCTGGGGCTGAGGGAAAACATGCGCCGGTTCCGCGACGACGACGAGGTGGACATCGTCATCGTGGGCTGCGGTGCCGGCGGCGCCACGTTGCTCCAGCGCCTCGCGCGGGCCGGATGGCGGGCCGTGGGCCTGGACGCGGGACCGTTCTGGGAGCCCGAGCAGGACTGGGTCAGCGACGAAGCCGGCTCCCACCACCTCTACTGGACCGAACCGCGGGTGATCGGGGGCAGCGACCCCGTCCCCCTGGGCTCCAATAATTCCGGCCGGGGCGTGGGCGGATCGATGGTGCATTTCGCCGGCTACACCCCGCGTTTCCATCCCAGCGACTTCCACACCCTCAGCGCGGACGGTGTGGGCGCCGACTGGCCGCTGGAGTACGGCGAGCTCCGGTCCTACTACGAGGACATTGAAGCCGAGCTTCCCGTTTCCGGCGAACACTGGCCCTGGGGCGATCCCCACAGCTACCCCCACCGGCCGCACCCGGTGTCCGGCAACGGGGAACTGTTCCTGAGGGGCGCCAACGCCTGCGGCGTGACGGCAAAGGTGGGGCCGGTGGCCATCGCAAATGGGCGGTTTGGCAACCGTCCGCACTGCATCTACCGCGGCTTTTGCCTGCAGGGCTGCAAAGTCAACGCCAAGGCTTCACCGTTGATTACCCATGTCCCGGACGCCCTGGCGCATGGCGCCGAAATCCGGCCCGACTCCATGGCCACCAAGGTCTGCCTGGACGAACGCACCGGCCTGGCAACCGGCGTCGAATACGTCCAGGGCGGCATCCAGAGATTCCAGCGCGCCCGCCTGGTGGCGGTGGCAGGCTATTCGATCGAAACGCCCCGGCTGCTGCTGAACTCCACGTCAACGCGCTTCCCGGACGGGATGTGCAATGACTTTGACCAGGTGGGCCGGTACCTGATGGTGCAGGGGGCACCTCAGACCGGCGGGCGGTTCCAGGCTGAGGTGCGGATGTGGAAGGCCCCGCCCCCGGAAGTCAGCACCGAAGACTTCTATGAAACAGACCCCGCCAAGCCCTACAAACGCGGATTCTCCATCCAGTGCGTCTCCCCGCTTCCCATCACCTGGGCGGAGCACGTTGCCGCCCAAGGGCACTGGGGCGCTGCCCTCCGCCGGTACATGAGCGACTACCCCCACTGGGCCTGCCTTGGCGCGCTCTGCGAGTTCCTCCCGCTGGAAGGGAACAGGGTGACGCTCGCCGACGAAACGGACCGCAACGGCATCCCCGTGGCCCGCTTCAGCTACAGCCAGTGCGAGAACGACCGGCAGCTGATGTCCGCAGCGCAGCAGGTCATGGAGCAGATCCTCACAGCGGCGGGAGCGGAGGAAGTCATCACCATCAACCGCTACGCACACCTGGTGGGCGGAGCCCGGATGGCCGGTGCTGAGCAGGAAGGAGTGGTGGACCGGAACCTGCGCAGTTTCGCAGTACCCAACCTGCTGGTCACCGACGGCAGCGTCCTGCCCACCCAGGGCAGCGCAAACCCGGCCCTGACCATCATGGCGCTGGCGGCCCGCGCGGCCGGCGTCCTGGTCCAAGGCGCCCGGAGGGGCGTCACGAGCACGAAGGAAGACTGATCATGACAACTACAGTGGCTGACTACCTGCTCTCCCGCCTGGGCGAATGGGGCGTGGACAAGGTCTTCGGTTTCCCCGGAGACGGCATCAACGGCATCCTGGCCGCCTTCGGCAAGGCGGGCAACCAGCCGAAATTCATCCAAGCCCGGCACGAGGAGATGGCAGCGTTCGAAGCCGTGGGCTACGCCAAGTTCAGTGGCGGTGCCGCCATCTGCATGGCCACCTCCGGCCCCGGCGCAATCCACCTCCTGAACGGGTTGTATGACGCCAAGCTGGACCATGTTCCCGTGGTGGCCATTGTGGGACAAACCGCACGCAGCGCCATGGGCGGGTCCTACCAGCAGGAGGTGGACCTCCTGACCCTGTTCAAGGACGTCGCCTCGGACTACGTGCAGATGGTCACGGTTCCGGAGCAGCTGCCCAACGTCATCGACCGGGCCATCCGGATCGCGGAGGCGCAGCGGGCTCCGACCGCCGTGATCATCCCCGCCGACGTCCAGGAACTCGAGTACGCCGCGCCCACACACGAATTCAAGATGGTGCCTTCCAGCGTGGGAATCCGTTGGCCGGACATCCAGCCGGACAGCGAATCCATCCGCGGAGCCGCGCAGCTCCTGAATGAGGGCTCCAAAGTGGCCATCCTGATTGGCCAGGGTGCCCGGGGAGCTTCCGCCGAGGTCCGGGAAGTGGCAGAGCTGCTGGGCGCCGGCGTGGCCA
Coding sequences within:
- a CDS encoding gluconate 2-dehydrogenase subunit 3 family protein encodes the protein MTGLPLQRDDGGGRYPGFSTLAQARHWDPVTAAVVQSRTALPPDVRFFTPAEEAAARALFDQLLDQHAEPRVPVVNMVDARLAEEETDGWHYDNMPRDGEAWRASLAALDDEARARMDCTFALLSLDGQAKLLQDICDLDRDLWHGLPADRVWSLWTRYACTAFYSHPLAWDEIGFAGPAYPRGYKNLGVDRLEPFEVRDVRPDADPTHGADR
- a CDS encoding GMC family oxidoreductase translates to MSTLRERNESAWLLPKGPGSNLGLRENMRRFRDDDEVDIVIVGCGAGGATLLQRLARAGWRAVGLDAGPFWEPEQDWVSDEAGSHHLYWTEPRVIGGSDPVPLGSNNSGRGVGGSMVHFAGYTPRFHPSDFHTLSADGVGADWPLEYGELRSYYEDIEAELPVSGEHWPWGDPHSYPHRPHPVSGNGELFLRGANACGVTAKVGPVAIANGRFGNRPHCIYRGFCLQGCKVNAKASPLITHVPDALAHGAEIRPDSMATKVCLDERTGLATGVEYVQGGIQRFQRARLVAVAGYSIETPRLLLNSTSTRFPDGMCNDFDQVGRYLMVQGAPQTGGRFQAEVRMWKAPPPEVSTEDFYETDPAKPYKRGFSIQCVSPLPITWAEHVAAQGHWGAALRRYMSDYPHWACLGALCEFLPLEGNRVTLADETDRNGIPVARFSYSQCENDRQLMSAAQQVMEQILTAAGAEEVITINRYAHLVGGARMAGAEQEGVVDRNLRSFAVPNLLVTDGSVLPTQGSANPALTIMALAARAAGVLVQGARRGVTSTKED